A segment of the Commensalibacter oyaizuii genome:
GGAAATTGATTGGGTCCGATCAGAACATAATGGCCGAACATATAAGCTTGCATCAAAGCTCTGGAGATATAAGTAACCAAGAAAAATACAAGTATATAAAAGACGATTGTTATTTTATTTGCAAGATTTCCATAAAAGAAAGTACTAATACAAATCAATGCCAAAATAGTCCATAAAAGACATCCATAAACCAGTAATAACGTGCCATATCTTGTTTCTTTTGGGTGTCTTATTTTGTTTATTTGAAATTCCATTTGAACCTACAAGTTATATATTACCTTGTTAATTAAATTATATGACTATCAAAAGTTATGAAACATTATTTATTATTATAAAAAATAATGAAGAAATTGTGCTAAAAATATCACTAATTTAGAAGATATAAGAGTAGCTGTTGTTTTTTGTAATGACAATTGATAATGATTATCATTATTATGTTATCAATAATCATTCTCAATTGAAAAAGTTCAGTATAATGCGAAATATCAGTATAAAAAGAACCTTACAACCAGTATCATTAGCTGCAATTATGGTTGGTGTATTAGGGAATTCTGCGGTTGGTCAAAATATAACTACTCAAATACCCAATAGTAATGAACCCTCAGATGGAACAGCGCAAACAAAGGCAGATAATAAAAATATATCCAGTTCTAACGAGCAGATTTTGGTACGCGGCAAGAAAACTTCGAATATTTTAACCCAAAGCACAGGTGTTGATCTGTTGCCTCAAGATGTGATGCATACACCACAGAATATCAATGTTGTGCCTCAAAAAATCCTTCAAGAGCAAAATGTGAAATCTTTAGAAGAAGCTTTAAAAAATGTTCCTGGTGTGACCTCATCAGTTGGAGAAGGTAGAGGGGGGATGTCTGGAAACCAGTTTCTTATCCGAGGTTTTCCAGCTCAAAACGATATTTATGAAGACGGGTTAAGGGATTTTGGTGTTTATACGCGAGATAGCTTTAATTACGAGAGTGTTGTTGTTATTAAAGGACCATCTTCTTCTGTATTTGGGAATGGTACGACAGGTGGGGCAATTAATGTTGTTACGAAAAAGCCTATTTTAAAAGATCAGTATAACGTAGATTTCACAGGCGGTAATGGGGATTATTATCGTGGCACCGTTGATATTAATAAAAAAATAACAGATTCAATAGCAGCACGAATTGTTGGTGTGGGAAATAGTAATAACGTTGTGGGGCGTGATTATATTTATTCTCATCACTGGGGACTTGCACCCTCTATTGCTTTTGGGTTGGGCGAAAAAGTCAGTTATACATTACAGTATGTTTATCAGCAAGATGACCGAATTCCAGACTATGGCGTACCTGTTGTAACAAAACCAGGAACCAAAGTTGCCAGACCTATTACTGAATACGGGATCAGACGCGGAAATTGGTATGGGAATAAGATGGACAGTGATAAAACACAGGACCATCAATTAACGGGTCGTTTGAAATATGATGTAACCCCGGATATTGTCATTCACAATGATACCCGATACGGAAATTACCGTCGTGAGTTTTCTGTTACACGCCCTCAATGTCAAGCAGTAAATTGTGTGAACCCATATTTCAGTGGTCGGCCACAGGATGCAATTATCAGCACAGCAGGTCCATCACCTTATCGCCAGCGGACTTGGTCGTTTCAGAACGTTTTATCCACAATCGCAAATTTTCATACATGGGGTATAAAACATCAATTAACTGGGGGTGTTGATTTTTCCTACGCCAGTGAAAATAGAGCATATGGACAGTTTTCTGCTCCCTTACCAAATAATAGTTTAGTAAATCCAACACCAAACATTAATTATCCAATTTCAATTCTACCTGGTGATCCAAAAGCCACGTCAGGAGACCCAGCGTTAAGAAAAGGGCACACACGTGATGTGGGGGTTTTCATTTATGATCAGTTTTGGATGACAGAACAATGGTCGATAAAAGGTGGTGTTCGTTATGATAATTGGAATGCTAAATATGGAACTGAAGGCGGGGCTGGTACTTGGGCGGCAAATAATATGAAAACAACCAATAATATTGTAAATCCAACAGTCAGCCTGATGTTTACCCCAACTGAAAATCAAATGTATTATTTTACGTGGGCAATGTCGACAACGCCTTTGGGAATGTATTTGACGAATTCTTACGCGCCGATGCGTGATAATCAAGATGGAATGAAACCAGAACGCAGCCGTTTATACGAGCTGGGGGGAAAATGGAGCTTATTAAATCAGCGTGTTGGTATAACAGCAGCGTTATTCAGACTTGATAAAAGTAACCAGATTGTAAGTGATCCTATTTCTGGTGATGTTACCAGTTCAGGGGATACAGTTCGAAACGAAGGAATTGAATTGGGTATTTCTGGTAATGTTATGAAAAATTGGGACGTATATGGTGGGTTTGCCGCTTATCATAGTGACGTGAAGTCTTCTCAAACCGCAGGTGCTAAGGGTAATCGCGTTCAATATGTTCCAACCCAGCAAGGAAACTTATGGACAACATATCAAATTATGCCAAAAACCCCTTATAATTTAACTGTTGGCGGTGGTGTTACGTGGCGGGGGAATGTTTGGTTAAACAATACCAATAGTGCAAAAGCCCCTGCAAATGTCAGTATAGATGCAATGTTGTCTCATAAATTTGACGAGCATTGGAAGGTTTCTTTCAATATCTATAATATTACTAATCGTTTAAATTATGATTCTTTATTTGGTAATCGTGTGACCCCTTCCAGTGGGCGGGCATTTTTATTTAGCTTGAATATGTTACAATAAAATAATAAATTTTATACAGGGGAAGGTACAATCATGATTATCCATATTCCGCAGGTGTTGACGCACGAAGAATTATTTTACATACGTTCCGTATTTGCTAATGCTACCTTTGTGGACGGAAAAGTAACTGCAGGTGAGCAATCCATGCAGGTAAAGAAAAATGTGCAGATCGATCAATCTTCCCCTGAAAGTAAGGAATTAGGAGAAATTATCTTAAAAGCATTAGGACGCAATCCTATTTTTAATTCGGCTGTGATGCCTTATCGTGTGGTTCCTCCTTTATTCAACCGTTATGATACGGGGATGGAGTTCCCTGATCATGTTGATAATGCTTTTCGCCCTATCCCTGAAACGAATATGCGTATTCGAACGGATGTATCATCAACGTTATTTTTGAATGATCCAGAAGACTATGAAGGAGGAGAACTAATTATCCACGATCATAGCGGGTCTCAGGCAATTAAACTGCCAGCAGGCGATATGATTGTTTATCCTACTTATAATCTGCATTCCGTTAGTAAAATTATAAAAGGCAGTCGTTGGGCATCTTTTTTTTGGACGCAATCTATGATCAAAGAGGCCGATAAAAGAAAAATATTATTTGACTTAGATATGACCATTATAAAGTTACGTACAAGAATGAATGACAATGATCCGCAGATTTTAGAATTGACCAATGTGTATCATAATTTGATGCGATTATGGTGTGATTTATAGTTTTCTTATTTGGACTTTATACGTGGTCTTTTGTCGTCTTATATAATATTTAAAATAGTGAGAGAACGGTAAACCAATCTTTCTCTCAAAGAGAGGTCAATGCTTGAAGGTACGTTAATATTGAGCGAAAAAGCTATTTTTTTCCCATTCGGCTGTTCTATCCATCCCGTAAGCCATCCTACTTTTTGCTTCAGGTCAGTGCCTAAACCACTTTTCGCATATATTTTATAGCTATCCTTTTTCAGGATAAGAAGCATCCGTTGAACCTTTTCTTGTGTAGTTTTTTTGAAAGGCAGTTGTTTATAGGCTAGTTGATAGGCGAACTTGCTTTCCTGGATTGGGGTAATTTTAAGAGGGCCATCTAACCAAAAGCGGTCAACTTTTGTCCCTATTTTTTCATTCCCAAAATGAGCATGTTTAACTTCCTTTTGCATTAGGGTTAGTCCAATTCGGCGCGCTAATTCTTGATAAACAGGGACGGCGGATAGGCGCATAGCCTCACCAATCGTCATGTTTTTTTCCCAAGCAGGCAAGGCACGCTTTTTCCCATCCCATAGAAATATTTCATCAGGGGTTACCTTATTATTTTCCAATCCAATAAGAGCATTCAGCATCTTGAAAGTCGAGGCAGGGACATATTGTGTAGAAGCACGTTGAACAGCATTGCCATAGATAGAAATATTTCCTTGATCGTTAATGACGATTACCCCTTGAACATGTGATGCGTCGAAAAGTTGTTTTATTTTCTCAGCTTGCTTTGTCGTATCCATGGGTGGGCTTGCATGGGCTAGTACAAATATCGAACTAAAGGTGGTCAAAAGAATTAAAAAGAAATAAAGAATTACCTTTGAATTCATTGCTTTGTTACGATACGATAAGTGTGATATTTCGTGCATTTTTATAAAATCTTTTAATAGTAGAGCAACGAGTGATCAAAAACTCTCACTTCTTCTTGATTACGGTTCGATATGTTTTTTAACTAAAGCTACTAATATGTTGATGAAATGATAATCTTAATAGGATAGGGACGATGGATTTACAAGATAGTTATTTTGCTGAAAAATATGGCTTAACGCCTCCTCATTCCGAGGTAGTTGAAGCAGCGGCCTTTTTAACGCAAGGAAAAGTTTTAGATTTGGGCTGTGGTAACGGTCGGAACAGTTTGTATTTGTCCCAGAAAGGTTTTAATATCGATGCGTGGGACAGAAATCCCGACAGTGTTAAAAATTTAGAAACGATCTGCCAGCAAGAAGCCATACATACCATAAAAACAAAGATTGTTGATTTAAACGCAATTCAGTTTACAGGACAATATGACTTTATCTTATCGACGGTTGTTATGATGTTTCTACAGCCTACGTCTATTCCCGATCTTATCAAAAATATGCAGGATGCGACCAAAACAGGGGGGTATAATCTCATTGTTTCGGCAATGGATACAGACGATGCTCCTTGTACCGTTGGTTTCCCTTTTACCTTTAAGACGAAGGAACTATCAAATTACTATGCTTCTTGGACGATCAAGAAATATAATGAAGACAAGGGGTTTCTTCATAAGACTGATAAAGATGGAAACCGAATTCAATTGCGATTTGCAACATTATTGGCAGAAAAAAATTAAATTTCATTGGAAAACATAGATAATTTTAAAGGAACAAGGTTGTGGTAATGTATTGGCGTAATCTATCTTGTTTATTGGATATAATTATCAACCTATTTCCTTGTTTTTTTAATTGTTCTTACATGATGATTAAAAATTTTTTTAGCCAATATCAGGTTTGTTATTATTAATCGCTTGATCATAATTCATACGAAAAACAGTCTATTATAAATAGTTAACGGTTTACAACAGGCTCATCGTGTTTAATTAACTATTTAATCTAAATTCACGTATATACGCATTTATTGTAGGCTCCATATTAATTTAATTTTTTATATCGTAAAATAATATAACTTGCACGACAAAGAAATTGGATCATTGCTGCAGACTGGTTAATATTTAGTGCGTGTTAATCTCTATAAATCGTAATAAAAGATTTAAAGGTAAGTATTAAAATGAATACAGCATTTATTAGATCGTCAATATTACTTAACAAAGCGGTGAATTTCAGGATTTGCCGATCAAGTTTTAACTTTTAATCTTGTATTGATAATGCAAACAAAGTCCTGCGTATAGCTCTGAATAAAGGGTGATGCGGTGTACATTTTGGTAAAAGTAGGCTTTTCCAATAGTTATCTTGAATAACTAAAAAGATCTCTTTTTTTTGGACAATTGCACCAGATAAAAGTGCTATGTTTAAGGGACATAGAAACGCAGTTTCATAAAAAGTTAGAAGTTAAAGAAATAGATTTTACCATTATAAAACTAAGAGTCAGTGCATTTTATGGTATATCTTTGGAGGCTATTTAATTCACGGTACGCGATGCGCATGATCGAGACTATGAGGTGTATGTGCTTGAAAGGGGTTGAGCTGCTCATTCTCAAGAAACACATCCGATTTCACTGAGTATCTTGTCAGTCATTTCAAAAATCGTTTATGTTCCAGAATTGGATAATAGATGAACCATAATAAAATATATCGTATAAAATTAACGAGTAGAGTTAATAATATACCACACATATCAAAGTATTTTTCGTCTATTTTAATATTTCTTACACTATTTTTACTGTTTCAATTGAATTAAGGTAAGAATATTTTAGGAATAATTATTATTGCTATACCTTCATTTAATTGCTTATAGGTGGTTAAAGAATAGGCAAATATTCGTTTTTATTCATTTTTATATAATTCTATTTTGTTTTTATATATTGTTTTTTACGACATCCAAATCTTGGCTTTCTGTCGCTTCATTAATATATAATACCATTCATCACTTAGAACATATTTAATAATCGATAAATATAATCAAGTTCTTTTTCTGAACGATTGGGGTCATCGGCCCGTTTTCTCAATTCTTCTTCGATAGCTCTGGCATTTGATTTATTACCTGTTAAATCAATATTAGCGTTTTCGTTTTCAACAGGTCTTCCTAATGGATCTGTTTTTTTATCAGATGAACCTGAATTGTCAGAAGATGATGGTTTGCTTTGATTTTTCCCAACAGTAAGGACAGGAAAAAAATTAGAGAATTTTTTTGCTTCTTGTTTCATACCTTGTTTTATAGATTGATTGCCTTTTTGCAAATCTATCAAGGCTTGTTCCTGGTATTTGGCTGCTTTGGTATCATCCTTTTGGGTTAATGCTTGATATGCATCCTCCATTTCTTGTTCAGCCTTTGATAAATTTTCAATTGGCTGCTTGCTTTCCTGTTGAAATTGACGATGAAGTTCCCGAAGAGCCTGATTCAAAATTCGTTGATTTTCAGCACTTTGCTGAGTGGTCTGGGTAGTGGATTGTGTTGATTTGCCTTTGTCTGCGCCAATTTCTTTCATTAGTTGTGGGGTTGAGAGCTGGCTTAGATCCTCACCAGGGCGTAAAATAATGGGGGCAGCTTGGTTTAGCCTGATGTGACTTTGATCTAGTAATAGTTGTTGTTTTTTAATCAGTTCTTCCAAAGCTTTAGTCAGTTTTTGTAGATGCTCTTGAGATTTTATATGTTCTGATAATTGTTTTAAATCCTCGGGGGTTGCTTGACGTAAAGTATTTAACGCATTATTGGCATCCTCTAATTGTTGGGATATTTTATTAATATCGCCTTCACGAATGGTTTTATTAATATCTTTGAACATATCTTCAAAAGCATGAACACTGATAAATTGAGCCTTAGATAAATCAAGAGATTCTTGTTGTTTAGTTGGTGTTTGTTTAGTCAACGCAACCATTTTTTGAGCAATTGCATTTTGTAAGCGTTGCAGACGAGCATCCAGTTCTTGTTTATCTTGTTGGGTAATTTTATCTTTTCCCAATTGTTGCATTTTTTGTATTTGTTCTTGCACACTGGCTTGGGCCGCACGAATTTCAGTATTTGCTCTGGCAATATCGGAATTGCTGTTGTTTCTTTCTTCGATATCTAGGATTAAATCCCATAATCTTGATAATGCTTCTTGTTGCACAGCTTGTGTTTGTTGATCTGAATAATTTAGAAAATAAATAATAGCAACATAATTTAAGAACAAGTCATAGTCTTTAGTAATATCGGGTTGATCTTGTAAGTTTGAGAGTGCGTTGATTATCTCTTCTTTTGTAAGTTGTTGTTTTCCATATTGTTGGCGAGCAAGGTTAATTTGTTGAGCGACAGGTGATGAAAACTGACGTTTTGGCAAGATAAATGATTGTGCGGGGGATGTGGTTGTTTGCCCAGTTACATCAGTCGCCTTCAAAGTTGCCATGGCGTGTTCACCAGGCCATATTGTGCTGGATAAATCGTGATATTGTTTTTGTTCAATAGTCTTTGGGTGGTCCCCCAGTCCCAATGGAACAGAAAGAAGATGAATGGCCTCATGATCTTGGGTTTTAGGGATATCAATGTCCAATTGTACTGACTTTACACCATAACGTTGTGCAACCTTAAAGGGAAAAACCGTTTTCCAGTTGGATTTGTCGGTTTTTATTGGGGCAGTCCAGGTAATTGTTGGTGGATCGTTAGCAGGCATTGTTAAATCCCATTGTGCCAACGTACGCCCTCTGGCCTTAACAGTGATGGTGCCGGAATGGTGTAAGGTTCCCTCAACTTGCCAATGAGTAGGGTCAAGCTTTTGAATAGAGCGATCTTTTAAAATAGTATGGTTTGAATCAATTAATTCAGGCGGATGAGAAAGGCCAGAAACAGCAACGTGTAAGCGAGCATATTGGTCAAAAGTTACCGACTTATTATCGGATTTAAGGTAAACAGGGGCACGATGACTGTAGGGTGGTGAAATAATCCATGCTTGTAAGGTTGCTAGTGGCATGGTGGTATCATCATATCCTGGTCGAAATGCAGATACCAGACGAGAGGATGCATGATTCCCATTATAAACTACTAAGCCACCACAACCTATTAATAGTACCCCTAAAGCACAGTTTAGATAGGGTTTTTGAAACAATAATTTTGGCAATCCCGTTTTCAAAGGGGGAAGGTCATTATAAACACGTTGTAAATGAATATCCCACGTTGATTGAGACTGCGCAATTATTGGTGAATCATGAATTGTATATAAAGGGTTAGATGAAAGGCGATTAACCTTCTCAAGACGTTTTATAATATCTTTGAAAGAAATAGAAGGCAAATTTCGGCTGTAATAAAATATTCCCCCTATGCTTATCCCAGCGAACAGAACAAGAATAAGGACTCGAATTAAATCAGAGAATTGTTGGGGAATACCCAATAATCCTAAACAGATATAAAACAACCATAATGCCAGCACAAAAGCCAGAATTGGCCAACGTTTTTCTAACCAAAAATTGACCTTTGCTATTTTTATTGCTTTTTTAATCTGAGCGTACTGGCGAGGGGGAATAGGATTCATCAATTTCAAAATATGTTAAATGTTGTTAGGATACCAAGAGGGAACAAGTTCATTTTTCCATAAATCTTCTATGGTTTGTCGGGGCTGAATAATTGCCGATTGGCTTCCTTTTGTCATGATTTGGGCCGCCAAAGGACGTGCATTATACGTAGAGCTCATAACACTACCATAGGCACCAGCGTCAAAAATGGCAATATAATCACCAGGCTGCAAAGAGGGTAAGATACGATCACGAGCAAATACATCACCTGATTCACATACAGGGCCATCGATATGAAGGGCTTCAGAAGGACGAAGATAGGCCTCTGGTGAAATAGGTAAAATACCATGCCATGCTTCATACATTGCAGGGCGTATTAAATCATTCATTGCAGCATCAATAATAATAAAGGGAGGGGTATTGGGGCCGTTATCTTTGCGTATTAATACTTTACTGATTAAAAGTCCCGATGGCCCAATTAACCATCGACCTGGTTCAATACCCAATTTTAAATCGAGGGGGGCCAAAACCTCTTTCATTAATGCTGCAATGTCTTCTGGATTTGCCTCTGGCTCGTTTTGATAAGATATTCCAAACCCGCCACCACAATCCAAGGTTGTTACATCGTACCCCTGTGTGCGTGCTGCTTTGATAAGGTCAACCATCCTTAGAAAAGCCTGGCGGTAGGGTGTGGTTGAAGAAATTTGGCTGCCAATATGAACATCAAATCCCAAAGGGGTGATATTGGGCAGTTGATAAGCTTCTTTATACACTGTAATGGCTTGTTGATAGGCAATTCCAAATTTATTTTCTGCTAGACCTGTTGTGATTTTATGGTGGGTTTTTGCATCAACATCAGGGTTTATGCGTAAACAAATCGCAGCATTTTTTCCAACTTTTTGGGCTATTTTAGATAATTGATGTAATTCTTCACGGCTTTCAACGTTAATTTGCCCAATTTCTGTTTCAACAGCTAGCCGTAATTCGTCCTCGGTTTTACCTACGCCAGAAAAGCAAATTTTGGATGCGGGTATATTGGTTTTTAAGGCACGTTTTAATTCGCCACCACTGACAATATCTGCACCAGCGCCTTCTTTTGCTAGTAAATCCAAGATGGCTAAATGCCCGTTGGCTTTCATTGCATAATGAATAGAAACATCCAACTGTTTATTTTTAAAGGCCTGATTTAATCGTTCGTATCTTGATTTTAAAAT
Coding sequences within it:
- a CDS encoding TonB-dependent receptor, with protein sequence MRNISIKRTLQPVSLAAIMVGVLGNSAVGQNITTQIPNSNEPSDGTAQTKADNKNISSSNEQILVRGKKTSNILTQSTGVDLLPQDVMHTPQNINVVPQKILQEQNVKSLEEALKNVPGVTSSVGEGRGGMSGNQFLIRGFPAQNDIYEDGLRDFGVYTRDSFNYESVVVIKGPSSSVFGNGTTGGAINVVTKKPILKDQYNVDFTGGNGDYYRGTVDINKKITDSIAARIVGVGNSNNVVGRDYIYSHHWGLAPSIAFGLGEKVSYTLQYVYQQDDRIPDYGVPVVTKPGTKVARPITEYGIRRGNWYGNKMDSDKTQDHQLTGRLKYDVTPDIVIHNDTRYGNYRREFSVTRPQCQAVNCVNPYFSGRPQDAIISTAGPSPYRQRTWSFQNVLSTIANFHTWGIKHQLTGGVDFSYASENRAYGQFSAPLPNNSLVNPTPNINYPISILPGDPKATSGDPALRKGHTRDVGVFIYDQFWMTEQWSIKGGVRYDNWNAKYGTEGGAGTWAANNMKTTNNIVNPTVSLMFTPTENQMYYFTWAMSTTPLGMYLTNSYAPMRDNQDGMKPERSRLYELGGKWSLLNQRVGITAALFRLDKSNQIVSDPISGDVTSSGDTVRNEGIELGISGNVMKNWDVYGGFAAYHSDVKSSQTAGAKGNRVQYVPTQQGNLWTTYQIMPKTPYNLTVGGGVTWRGNVWLNNTNSAKAPANVSIDAMLSHKFDEHWKVSFNIYNITNRLNYDSLFGNRVTPSSGRAFLFSLNMLQ
- a CDS encoding Fe2+-dependent dioxygenase; this encodes MIIHIPQVLTHEELFYIRSVFANATFVDGKVTAGEQSMQVKKNVQIDQSSPESKELGEIILKALGRNPIFNSAVMPYRVVPPLFNRYDTGMEFPDHVDNAFRPIPETNMRIRTDVSSTLFLNDPEDYEGGELIIHDHSGSQAIKLPAGDMIVYPTYNLHSVSKIIKGSRWASFFWTQSMIKEADKRKILFDLDMTIIKLRTRMNDNDPQILELTNVYHNLMRLWCDL
- the blaOXA gene encoding class D beta-lactamase, with product MNSKVILYFFLILLTTFSSIFVLAHASPPMDTTKQAEKIKQLFDASHVQGVIVINDQGNISIYGNAVQRASTQYVPASTFKMLNALIGLENNKVTPDEIFLWDGKKRALPAWEKNMTIGEAMRLSAVPVYQELARRIGLTLMQKEVKHAHFGNEKIGTKVDRFWLDGPLKITPIQESKFAYQLAYKQLPFKKTTQEKVQRMLLILKKDSYKIYAKSGLGTDLKQKVGWLTGWIEQPNGKKIAFSLNINVPSSIDLSLRERLVYRSLTILNII
- the tehB gene encoding tellurite resistance methyltransferase TehB; translated protein: MDLQDSYFAEKYGLTPPHSEVVEAAAFLTQGKVLDLGCGNGRNSLYLSQKGFNIDAWDRNPDSVKNLETICQQEAIHTIKTKIVDLNAIQFTGQYDFILSTVVMMFLQPTSIPDLIKNMQDATKTGGYNLIVSAMDTDDAPCTVGFPFTFKTKELSNYYASWTIKKYNEDKGFLHKTDKDGNRIQLRFATLLAEKN
- a CDS encoding DUF4175 family protein; this encodes MNPIPPRQYAQIKKAIKIAKVNFWLEKRWPILAFVLALWLFYICLGLLGIPQQFSDLIRVLILVLFAGISIGGIFYYSRNLPSISFKDIIKRLEKVNRLSSNPLYTIHDSPIIAQSQSTWDIHLQRVYNDLPPLKTGLPKLLFQKPYLNCALGVLLIGCGGLVVYNGNHASSRLVSAFRPGYDDTTMPLATLQAWIISPPYSHRAPVYLKSDNKSVTFDQYARLHVAVSGLSHPPELIDSNHTILKDRSIQKLDPTHWQVEGTLHHSGTITVKARGRTLAQWDLTMPANDPPTITWTAPIKTDKSNWKTVFPFKVAQRYGVKSVQLDIDIPKTQDHEAIHLLSVPLGLGDHPKTIEQKQYHDLSSTIWPGEHAMATLKATDVTGQTTTSPAQSFILPKRQFSSPVAQQINLARQQYGKQQLTKEEIINALSNLQDQPDITKDYDLFLNYVAIIYFLNYSDQQTQAVQQEALSRLWDLILDIEERNNSNSDIARANTEIRAAQASVQEQIQKMQQLGKDKITQQDKQELDARLQRLQNAIAQKMVALTKQTPTKQQESLDLSKAQFISVHAFEDMFKDINKTIREGDINKISQQLEDANNALNTLRQATPEDLKQLSEHIKSQEHLQKLTKALEELIKKQQLLLDQSHIRLNQAAPIILRPGEDLSQLSTPQLMKEIGADKGKSTQSTTQTTQQSAENQRILNQALRELHRQFQQESKQPIENLSKAEQEMEDAYQALTQKDDTKAAKYQEQALIDLQKGNQSIKQGMKQEAKKFSNFFPVLTVGKNQSKPSSSDNSGSSDKKTDPLGRPVENENANIDLTGNKSNARAIEEELRKRADDPNRSEKELDYIYRLLNMF
- the lysA gene encoding diaminopimelate decarboxylase, with the protein product MTSLIQPLHPNVQSFLKTHPDITIDPKDGLLFGTTSLKIIAEQYGSPSWIINSDILKSRYERLNQAFKNKQLDVSIHYAMKANGHLAILDLLAKEGAGADIVSGGELKRALKTNIPASKICFSGVGKTEDELRLAVETEIGQINVESREELHQLSKIAQKVGKNAAICLRINPDVDAKTHHKITTGLAENKFGIAYQQAITVYKEAYQLPNITPLGFDVHIGSQISSTTPYRQAFLRMVDLIKAARTQGYDVTTLDCGGGFGISYQNEPEANPEDIAALMKEVLAPLDLKLGIEPGRWLIGPSGLLISKVLIRKDNGPNTPPFIIIDAAMNDLIRPAMYEAWHGILPISPEAYLRPSEALHIDGPVCESGDVFARDRILPSLQPGDYIAIFDAGAYGSVMSSTYNARPLAAQIMTKGSQSAIIQPRQTIEDLWKNELVPSWYPNNI